A stretch of the Erpetoichthys calabaricus chromosome 3, fErpCal1.3, whole genome shotgun sequence genome encodes the following:
- the LOC127527003 gene encoding uncharacterized protein LOC127527003 encodes MDFLRGPQTMTINREVEATHSFMKVSLLTALLLVSGTTELQPDRAEQLVAVGGDIMVSCRYDRRMFVFNKKYWCQGESRHNCVILISTEGQTQVKQGRFSALDNRQGLFLVRMEQIILSDAGVYWCAIDKMYADIMSAVRVTVQEPVSEPTLMFLDSPNISCLGLPVRISCSSARGSKVEYRWHKHNTHMDSAHEGSPTFTLQCPHMQDSQAFVCSSFNSVSRKTSKPVTTQLLPPAQGVCTFHVTLPVTSSNSCDLSAGGDYYQCPILEVTTTPLVKTVESMRSQAVVTLGTGDTEDAMNVSVRCAFWA; translated from the exons ATGGACTTCCTCCGAGGTCCACAGACAATGACAATAAACCGAGAGGTGGAAGCCACTCACAGCTTCATGAAGGTCAGCCTGCTTACAGCTCTGCTTCTGG TTTCAGGTACAACTGAGCTACAACCAGACCGGGCAGAACAGCTAGTGGCTGTCGGTGGAGATATCATGGTGAGCTGTCGCTACGACAGAAGGATGTTTGTGTTTAACAAGAAGTACTGGTGCCAGGGAGAGTCTCGACATAACTGCGTGATCCTGATCAGCACAGAAGGTCAAACGCAAGTGAAGCAAGGAAGGTTCTCTGCCTTGGATAACAGACAAGGTCTCTTCTTGGTGAGGATGGAGCAGATCATCCTATCAGACGCAGGAGTGTATTGGTGTGCCATTGACAAGATGTATGCCGACATCATGTCTGCAGTTCGAGTAACGGTGCAAG AGCCCGTGTCAGAGCCCACTCTTATGTTCCTTGACTCCCCCAACATCTCCTGCCTGGGGCTGCCTGTTAGGATCAGCTGCAGTTCTGCTCGAGGCTCCAAGGTTGAGTATCGGTGGCACAAGCACAACACTCACATGGACAGCGCCCATGAGGGCTCCCCCACTTTCACTCTGCAGTGCCCTCACATGCAGGACTCCCAGGCGTTTGTCTGCTCATCCTTTAACAGTGTCAGCCGAAAAACCAGCAAGCCAGTCACGACGCAGCTGTTGCCACCGGCACAGGGGGTCTGCACCTTCCATGTGACTCTCCCTG TGACTTCCAGTAATTCATGTGATTTGTCCGCAGGAGGGGATTACTACCAATGTCCCATTCTGGAAGTTACAACCACTCCACTTGTGAAGACAGTAGAGTCCATGAGGAGCCAGGCTGTGGTGACGCTGGGTACTGGAGATACTGAGGATGCCATGAACGTCTCAGTCAGGTGTGCCTTTTGGGCTTAA